From the Falco biarmicus isolate bFalBia1 chromosome 19, bFalBia1.pri, whole genome shotgun sequence genome, one window contains:
- the NABP2 gene encoding LOW QUALITY PROTEIN: SOSS complex subunit B1 (The sequence of the model RefSeq protein was modified relative to this genomic sequence to represent the inferred CDS: deleted 4 bases in 3 codons), with amino-acid sequence MTREGRGMGGASSLPPPGTRLLLLLHCYWSEKRHVLRPRRADWPPEVAAGNFRECPRRRRSAPRPLVKDVKPGLKNLNLIFIVLETGRVTKTKDGHEVRTCKVADKTGSINISVWDDVGNLIQPGDIIRLTKGYASVFKGCLTLYTGRGGDLQKIGEFCMVYSEVPNFSEPNPEYVAQQSQSKGAQNESVSPAASQTSQGPPAAPPAPDSQNGNGLSPGAPAHPPSAPAHPPSGRITRSQPGHPPAAGPVSNGKETRRSSKR; translated from the exons ATGACCCGCGAGGGGCGGGGCATGGGCGGGGCTTCCTCCTTACCGCCCCCTGGGACCCGCCTTCTTCTGCTATTGCACTGCTATTGGTCAGAGAAGAGGCACGTCCTCCGACCCCGGCGCGCTGATTGGCCGCCTGAGGTGGCGGCCGGCAACTTCCGGGAgtgcccgcggcggcggcgctccG CACCGAGACCGCTGGTGAAAGACGTGAAACCGGGGCTGAAGAACCTCAACCTCATCTTCATCGTGCTGGAGACGG gcCGGGTGACGAAGACGAAGGACGGGCACGAGGTGCGGACCTGCAAGGTGGCCGACAAGACGGGCAGCATCAACATCTCGGTGTGGGATGATGTGGGGAACCTCATCCAGCCCGGCGACATCATCCGCCTCACCAAGGG GTACGCGTCTGTCTTCAAGGGCTGCCTGACCCTCTACACGGGGCGC GGGGGTGACCTGCAGAAGATTGGCGA GTTCTGCATGGTCTACTCCGAGGTGCCCAACTTCAGCGAGCCCAACCCCGAGTACGTGGCGCAGCAGTCGCAGAGCAAAGGG GCCCAGAACGAGAGCGTGAGTCCGGCTGCTTCACAAACCAGCCAGGGCCCCCCCGCAGCACCCCCAG CCCCCGACAGCCAGAACGGGAATGGGCTGAGCCCGGGGGCCCCCGCGCACCCCCCCAGCGCTCCCGCGCAC CCCCCCAGCGGCCGCATCACCCGCAGCCAGCCCGGCCACCCG CCTGCCGCCGGCCCCGTCAGCAATGGCAAGGAGACGCGGAGGAGCAGCAAAAGATAA